The Flaviramulus sp. BrNp1-15 genome has a window encoding:
- a CDS encoding metal ABC transporter ATP-binding protein yields the protein MDKKIAVQVDDLTVAYNYKPVLWDIDLEIPEGVLMAIVGPNGAGKSTLIKSILGILKPIAGSVSIYGKSYEKQRSLVAYVPQKGSVDWDFPTTALDVVMMGTYGSLGWIKRPGQKEKKEALEALEKVGMLPFKNRQISQLSGGQQQRIFLARALVQNASIYFMDEPFQGVDATTEIAIINILKELRKAGKTVIVVHHDLQTVPEYFDWVTFLNVKKIATGPVKDIFNDDNLTKTYGINYKVSIQE from the coding sequence ATGGACAAAAAAATTGCAGTACAAGTAGATGATTTAACAGTTGCATACAACTACAAACCTGTGCTTTGGGATATAGATTTAGAAATTCCTGAAGGTGTACTTATGGCTATTGTTGGACCTAATGGCGCAGGTAAATCTACGCTTATAAAATCTATTTTAGGCATTTTAAAACCTATTGCTGGAAGTGTTAGTATTTATGGTAAATCATACGAAAAACAACGCTCACTAGTTGCTTATGTACCTCAAAAAGGAAGTGTAGATTGGGATTTCCCAACCACTGCTTTAGATGTTGTTATGATGGGGACTTACGGTAGTTTAGGCTGGATAAAACGTCCTGGGCAAAAAGAAAAAAAAGAAGCTTTAGAAGCTTTAGAAAAAGTGGGCATGTTGCCTTTTAAAAACAGGCAAATAAGTCAGCTTTCTGGAGGACAACAACAACGTATATTTTTAGCACGTGCATTAGTGCAAAACGCATCAATTTATTTTATGGATGAGCCTTTCCAAGGTGTTGATGCCACAACCGAAATTGCCATTATTAACATTTTAAAAGAACTCCGTAAAGCAGGTAAAACAGTTATTGTAGTACATCATGATTTACAAACCGTTCCAGAATATTTTGATTGGGTTACGTTTTTAAACGTAAAAAAAATAGCAACAGGACCTGTTAAAGACATTTTTAATGATGATAATTTAACTAAAACCTATGGTATTAATTATAAAGTAAGCATCCAGGAATAA
- a CDS encoding metal ABC transporter solute-binding protein, Zn/Mn family, which yields MKKLFLIISLFTLSISCKNEKKANGKLNVVTTTSMITDLVKNIGGEHINLKGLMGSGVDPHLYKASEGDVSKLSNADIIFYNGLHLEGKLVEVFEKMKNKKTIAISDAIDKSTLIGSEYFASNYDPHIWFNIDYWIEAGSFVNKKLQEAIPEHAQVFEENWQNYYKQLVLLKDEISKTIETLPKEKRILVTAHDAFNYFGKSFDFEVVGLQGLSTATEAGVQDVQKLAAFIIEKKVKSIFVESSVPKRTIEALQAAVKSKDHDVVIGGTLYSDALGNAGTIEGTYIGMFEYNVNTIVNALK from the coding sequence ATGAAAAAACTGTTTTTAATTATATCGCTCTTTACTTTGAGTATAAGTTGTAAAAACGAGAAAAAAGCTAACGGAAAATTAAACGTTGTTACAACAACATCCATGATAACTGATTTGGTTAAAAACATTGGTGGCGAACATATAAATCTAAAAGGTTTAATGGGCAGTGGTGTAGACCCACATCTTTACAAAGCAAGTGAAGGTGATGTTTCAAAACTATCAAATGCTGATATTATTTTTTATAATGGTTTACATTTAGAAGGTAAATTGGTTGAAGTTTTTGAAAAAATGAAAAACAAAAAAACCATTGCTATTTCTGATGCTATTGATAAAAGTACTTTGATTGGTTCAGAATATTTTGCTTCAAATTACGATCCACATATATGGTTCAACATAGATTACTGGATTGAAGCTGGATCATTTGTCAACAAAAAATTACAAGAAGCTATTCCAGAACACGCTCAAGTATTCGAAGAAAATTGGCAAAATTACTACAAGCAACTAGTATTGTTAAAAGATGAAATTTCAAAAACCATTGAAACGCTTCCAAAGGAAAAACGTATTTTAGTTACGGCTCATGATGCCTTCAATTATTTTGGAAAATCCTTTGATTTTGAGGTAGTTGGCTTACAAGGATTGTCAACAGCAACAGAAGCTGGTGTTCAAGATGTTCAAAAACTGGCTGCTTTTATTATCGAGAAAAAAGTTAAATCTATTTTTGTAGAAAGCTCTGTGCCAAAACGAACTATTGAAGCTTTACAAGCTGCTGTAAAATCTAAAGATCACGATGTAGTTATTGGTGGAACTTTATATTCTGATGCACTAGGAAATGCTGGAACTATTGAAGGAACTTACATTGGAATGTTTGAATATAATGTGAATACGATTGTAAATGCATTAAAATAA
- a CDS encoding metal ABC transporter permease: MTISEYFSLVFSDYTLRTITLGTAILGAITGMLGSFAVLRKQSLLGDAISHAALPGIAIAFLITGTKNSNILLLGALVSGLIGTFWIRGIIKKTHLKSDTALGLILSLFFGFGMLLLTFIQKQPNANQAGLDKYLFGQAATLVESDVWLMALITGICLFVLLLFWKEFKILLFDADYTKTLGFNTTFIDILITSFIVLAIVLGLQTVGVVLMSAMLLAPAAAARQWTNSLGVMVFLAAIFGAFSGVFGTAISASQNNLSTGPVIVIIAGIFVLFSFVFSPSRGLLFKQIRFIKNRRDLQLHKTLAFMFNIAQTHDNISHPHTIKILNNFQGYTKNTLQKLVDRHYVTLDGNNWSLTEEGYKTASNLYNQQNKNDE; the protein is encoded by the coding sequence ATGACTATAAGTGAATATTTTTCTTTAGTTTTTTCTGATTATACTCTTAGAACTATCACTCTAGGAACAGCAATTCTTGGTGCAATAACTGGTATGTTAGGTAGTTTTGCGGTTTTAAGAAAACAAAGCCTTTTAGGTGATGCGATTTCTCATGCAGCATTACCTGGTATTGCCATTGCCTTTTTAATTACAGGCACTAAAAACAGTAATATATTGCTTTTAGGCGCTTTGGTTAGCGGACTTATAGGCACATTCTGGATTCGAGGAATCATTAAAAAAACGCATTTAAAATCAGATACCGCTTTAGGGTTGATACTATCCTTATTTTTTGGGTTTGGAATGTTATTACTGACTTTTATTCAAAAACAACCTAATGCTAATCAAGCAGGTTTAGACAAGTATTTATTTGGGCAAGCAGCTACTTTAGTAGAAAGTGATGTTTGGTTAATGGCACTAATTACTGGTATTTGTCTATTTGTACTATTACTTTTCTGGAAAGAATTTAAAATTCTCCTTTTTGATGCAGATTACACAAAAACACTAGGTTTTAACACAACTTTTATTGATATATTAATTACGTCTTTTATTGTTTTAGCCATTGTTTTAGGATTACAAACTGTTGGCGTGGTATTAATGAGTGCCATGTTATTAGCTCCAGCTGCTGCTGCACGCCAATGGACAAACAGCCTAGGTGTTATGGTATTTCTAGCGGCTATTTTTGGTGCCTTTTCTGGAGTTTTTGGAACCGCAATTAGTGCAAGCCAAAATAATTTATCTACCGGTCCTGTAATTGTAATTATTGCAGGCATTTTTGTATTGTTTTCTTTTGTGTTTTCACCAAGTCGAGGATTATTATTTAAGCAAATCAGATTTATTAAAAACCGAAGGGATTTGCAATTGCATAAAACCTTAGCCTTTATGTTTAATATTGCTCAAACTCATGATAATATTTCGCATCCTCACACTATAAAAATCTTAAATAATTTTCAAGGATACACCAAAAATACACTTCAAAAATTAGTAGACAGACATTACGTAACGCTTGATGGCAATAATTGGAGCTTAACTGAAGAAGGCTATAAAACAGCCTCTAATTTGTATAATCAACAAAACAAAAACGATGAGTAG